In Dromiciops gliroides isolate mDroGli1 chromosome 4, mDroGli1.pri, whole genome shotgun sequence, one DNA window encodes the following:
- the LOC122753038 gene encoding histone H3.3A: MARTKQTARKSTGGKAPRKQLATKAARKSAPSTGGVKKPHRYRPGTVALREIRRYQKSTELLIRKLPFQRLVREIAQDFKTDLRFQSAAIGALQEASEAYLVGLFEDTNLCAIHAKRVTIMPKDIQLARRIRGERA, translated from the exons ATGGCCCGTACAAAGCAGACTGCTCGTAAGTCCACTGGTGGGAAAGCTCCCCGCAAACAGCTGGCTACAAAGGCTGCCAGGAAAAGCGCCCCCTCTACTGGCGGGGTCAAGAAGCCTCACCGTTACCG GCCTGGTACTGTGGCCCTACGTGAGATTCGCCGTTACCAGAAGTCAACAGAGCTTTTGATCAGGAAACTTCCTTTCCAGCGGTTGGTGAGGGAGATCGCTCAGGACTTCAAAACAGACTTGAGGTTCCAGAGTGCAGCTATTGGTGCCCTTCAG gaggCTAGTGAAGCATATTTGGTGGGTCTCTTTGAAGATACTAACCTGTGTGCCATCCATGCCAAGAGAGTCACTATCATGCCCAAAGATATCCAGTTGGCTCGCAGGATACGGGGAGAAAGAGCTTAA